In Streptococcus gallolyticus subsp. gallolyticus DSM 16831, the sequence TTAGACGTAAATAAATGGGAGATTTATACGAGGGATATAGTCGTGAAAAAATTAACATTGGGAGTTTTTTTAGTTTTTTTATTAATAAATACACAATCTGTTTTAGCAGAAGACGGTAATTTGAATTTAAATACGGATTCTATCGCTAACACTGAGCAAAAATCAGCAGGTAATAGCATTGAAGAACTTTATGCCCCTAACCTTTTTCTGGATAGGACGCAGAAAGTTGTTGACAAAGAACATCAAGATGAAGAAGAGATGTTAGAAACTGCTGAAAGTCGACTTTTTACTAGTGATAACCAACAATCTAATTATTATCACTTAGATACAGAGTCGATTGATGAAAAGCAATTTGTTGATTATCAAGTTGATGAAAGTTACACAGTAGCCAGTGTTGAGAATAGTCAAAAGAAGTCGTATATGAATTCAATTGTCGTTTTTTGCTTTTTTGTTTTGATGACAATATTTGGAGTTTTTTTGGGAAGGATACGTTATGGCATTCGAAAACATTGATATAACAATTGAGTATCAGAATAAGCAAATTGATTTACGTATTTCTCGTGGATTAACCCTTATCAGACTCGAAGAACTGCTAAAAGAATTAAATATTTTAGAGCAGCTTGGGCTGAATGAAGATTCTGATAAGAAATGGGAACTTCACTTGAAAAATAAAAATATTACTGTGAATCGTTTTGAAATGTTAGTCAATTTTCCACTTGGAAATGGGGATATTTTGGAGATAGAAACTTATGATATTTGAGTATAATCATCTTAAACTTGTAGAAAAAGAGAATTATTTAACTGTAACTGTACAACCAGCTGATTATGACCGTAAAAGTCAAACTTTTATTGAAAATTATGTTAATGCCGAGATTTCATTTGTAGAAAATGGAGAACTTGTTCTTTCGTATGCTATCCCAGAGTTTTCAAAGAGCTTGAAAGATTGTATTGCAGAGGCAAAAACAGATTTGGAACGTTATTCTTTAGCACAAAAAATGGCTGCTATTGTTACTAATAAAAGTGATTTTAACATCATTTACCTTCACCCACAGAATATTTATATCTCAGGAAATGATGTTAAACTGTTGCATTATGGTATTACTAATATTTTAGCACCACAAACGTTTCAAACGGAACATTACTTGAACGTTTATAAAGCTTTGATAGCTTCAATTTTACTACCTAAGATAAATTTTGATTTAGCAATCGAAGGGCTTGATGCTATTCGTGAAAACATTGCTGAAAAGATTAATGCTTTCGACTCAATCGAATCAATTAATCAATTTGTCAGTGAAGAGTTTCATAAATTAGAGCAAAAAAATAAGCAAAATAATATACAGGTTAATAAAAAACGTTGGAGAATTTTGTTAGTTACAGCGGTGATTCTAACTTTAGCAACTTTAACTTTAGGTGTTTTCACTTATAGATCTTACACGAGAGACTTGCCATTAAAGAATGCGGTTATAAAAGCTCAATCAGCTTTTATGGCAACAGATTATGATAAAACGATTGATGCTTTAGACTCTTATAGTGTCAATCGACTTCCAAAATCTGCCAAGTATGTTTTAGCGACTAGCTTTGTAAAATTAGATAATCTCAGCTCTGAGCAAACAGAAGCGGTGCTCAACACAATTACACAATCTTCAGATGACATGATTTTAAACTATTGGATTTATTTGGGACGTGGAGATTTAGAAAAAGCACTTGATGTGGCACAAAATATTGGAGATACGCAGTTAATTTTACACGCTTATACAAATTTGTATGAAAAAATAAAAGCAGATACAGATATGAGTGGTTCAGAAAAACAAAAGAAACTGAAAGAATACGAAAAAGAAATTAGTGAGCTTTCAGATGAGCTCAACGAAACAACAAGTTCACAATCAAGTGGGGAAGAATGATTTATGATTCAAAATGATAATATGACTTACTATCACCATTTGGGAGATTATTTGGGAGAAGAGATAACTTCAAAAGCCTTTTTAGTGTGTTTGTCTGATAAGTTATCATATATGCAATTTTCAGATGATGTTCCTCTTAGTTTTGAAGGGGTTCGTTATAGTCTTCAAAATGGCGATATTTTCCGAAATGGTGATAAATTAGAAGGGCATAAAATACAAGACAATCAGGTAGATTACTATCTCTTAAAACCTAAGACTGATATATTTACTCTCTATTTTTATCCACCTTATACAGATTTTGTTTTATCATCTATGGATACGGCTGATATTCATTTAGATGGAGAAACGATTGTTCTGTTTTCACAAAATAGGCTATTTATTGACTATGATGCTAATTCGGTTGTATATGTTAATGGTGTTCGCATTAGTGATAATTTATCGGTGTCATTTAATGTTGGGGATTCTGTTTTTATTGAAGATTATTTGATTGAACGTCGTCGTCATCAATGGCGAGTAATACGATTTTACGATAAACCCAAATTTACACGACCAGATAAAATTTTACTTCAGGCACCAGTAAGTGATTTTCCAAGTGATTTCCCAGATTATCATCGAAGTCCACGTGTTATTCCAACTATATATAGTGATGCCATTAAATTGGATAGTCCAATGGAACCAGCATCTATGGGACGTAATTCTTTATTACGTGCCATTGTACCACCACTTGGGATGTTTGCTATCACTGCTTTGACAGGTTTAGTTAGCCGTCGTAATCCGTGGATGATGCTTGGCATGGGAGGATTTAGTCTACTTACTGCTGGAATGACGATGACACAGTATTTTCAAGACAAAAAATATTATAAAAAGCAAGAGTTAATACGTGTCGAGGATTATGATTCTTATCTCTTAAAGCAAATTTCACAGATAAGTCATTATCACAATGAAGAAAGAGATATTTTAAACTACAATCAACCAAACATTGATACTTTATCCAAAATGGTTTTTGATTATGATTCTCGTATTTATGAACGAATGAATTATAATGCAGATTTTTTACAAGTGTCTCTAGGAACTGGTGATATTGAAACAAATTTGAATCTCCAAACTTCTTTTAAAGAACAAAGTAAGGACGAGCAAGCAATTTTTGCTAAAAAAATTGTTGAAAAATATAAGATGCAACATGATGTCCCTATTACATTATCTCTTAGCCAAGCAACTTTAGGTATTATTGGTACTTATGATACGACTCGACCAGCAATTTTTAATCTTTTGACTCAATTAGCTGTTTTTCACAGCTATCAAGATATTAACTTTGTTATTTTGGTGCCTGAAGAGTCATATGCTAATGATTGGTATCAGTGGCGTTTCCTACCTCATCTTAAACTTCAGGAACGTAATGTTCGAGGAATTGTTCATGATGCTCGCAGTCGTGATGCTGTTTTAAACGCTTTGTATCAAATTATCCAAAAGCGTATGCAGCTTAAACGTGAAATGGGAAATAAAGATGTTCGTTTTGCTCCGCATTATATTATTACGGTATTCGATGATTCTTATTTGGTCGGCCATAGTTTAAATGAGTATCTGGCTGAAGATTTGACAGAATTAGGTGTAACAGTTATTTGGATAAAAGAAGCACAACGTTTTTTACCAGAAACAGTTACAACTCTGGTTGAGTACCAAAACCAAAATGTTGGTCAAATTATTAATGACAATGGTGAGTATCTAGCACAACGCTTTATACCATATCCAGAAAGCAAAGATTATGAGTTAGTTGCAAGAACATTAGCTAACTTAAATCACGTTGAGATTGAAAAAAATTCAATTCCGAAATCAGTTACATTCTTGGAGCTTTATAAAGTTCAAAAAGTTGATGAATTACGATTAGGTGAACGTTGGGCGAAAGCAGACACCTCTAAGACTTTGGCAGTTCCTTTAGGACTTCGTGGGAAAGAGGATATTGTTGAGCTGAATTTACATGAGCGTGCACACGGTCCACATGGTTTGGTTGCTGGAACTACTGGTTCAGGAAAATCGGAAATTTTGCAATCTTATATGTTATCATTAGCAGTTAATTTTGGACCAGAGGATGTTGGCTTTTTACCAATTGACTTCAAGGGTGGTGGAATGGCTAATCTCTTTAAAGGTCTTCCGCATCTTATGGGAGTGATTACCAACTTAGATGGTGCAGCTAGTGCGCGTGCCCTTGCCTCAATTAAAGCAGAACTTCAGAAGCGTCAACGCTTCTTTGAAGCATTTGGCGTGAACCATATTAACGGCTATACGAAGTTATATAAGCAAGGAAAAACAGCAACTGATGGTGGTCATTATCCAACTAAGCCATTACCGCATTTATTCCTGATTAGTGATGAGTTTGCGGAATTAAAAGCTAACGAGCCCGAATTTATGACAGAGTTAGTTTCTGCAGCGCGTATTGGTCGTTCACTTGGGGTTCATTTGATTTTAGCAACACAAAAACCTTCTGGAGTTGTTGATGACCAGATTTGGTCAAACTCACGTTTTAAATTGGCTCTGAAAGTATCAGATAAATCTGATTCAAATGAAATTATTAAAACCCCTGATGCCGCTAGTATCGTTGAACCAGGGCGTGCATATCTGCAAGTCGGAAATAATGAAATTTATGAACTCTTCCAATCGGCTTGGAGCGGTGCAACTTATCAGCCTAATAAGTCAGATAAGGAAGAAGAAGTTGACGATCGCATTTGGTTAATTAATGATTTAGGGCAATATGAGCTCTTAACTGATAACCTTGCTTTAGAAGAGGAACTTAGTGTTCAATCAGAAAAAAATCAGACGGAATTGGAAGCTTTAGTCGACTATATTTCAAACTATGCACAAAGTACAGAGGTTAACATTCCTGATAAACCTTGGTTACCACCGTTGAAAGAGAAGATAGCTTCTCCAGCTTTGACTGTTTCTTGGTCCGACGAAAGAAAATTAGCTGTACCTTTTGCAATGATGGATGTTCCATCTGAACAATCCCAACGCAATTTTGATTTCGATGTCGAAGAATTAAGTCATACTGTTATTTATGGTTCTCCAGGTTTCGGAAAATCTGTTGCTCTTCAAACATTAATAATGAATTTTGCTCGTCTTAATACGCCAGAACAAGTGCAATTTAATCTTTTTGATTTTGGGACAAATGGGTTGTTGCCATTAAAAGATTTACCACACGTGGTCGATTTAACGCGTTTGGATGAGGAAGAAAAACTTCTTAAATTCTTGAAGCGAATTGACAGTGAATTAAAAAGACGAAAAGATTTATTTGCTGAATATAGTGTAGCAACTCTTGCGCAATATGAGCAAAAAACGGGTGAGAAGTTATCAGTTGTTTTCACAATTGTAGATGGTTTTGATGCCATCAAAGATAGTCCGATGGAAGAAACTATTGAAGCAAGCTTGAACCGTATTTTACGAGAAGGGTCAAGTCTCGGTTGCTATCTTATCATAACCGCTTTACGTGCTAATAGTTTGAAAATCAGTATGTCAAGTAACGTTTCGACTAAGATGGCACTTTTCTTAGTTGAGGACAACGCTGTTAAGGATATTATTGGACGCAATGCTTTGATTCAACAAGAAATATTTGGCCGAGGGCAAGTACGTGATGACGTACCTTATGAAATTCAAATTTACTTACCAAGCAAAGGTGAAGAAGATATTGAACGCTTGCGTTATTTGGAAGAAGAAGTTGCTACAATTGATAAAATGTGGACAGGTCAACGTCCTAAAGCTATTCCAATGTTACCAAATGAACTTGATTGGGATGATTTCTATGGTAACAGCTATACAATAAGAATGCTAAATCAAATGCAATTACCACTTGCCTTTGATAAGGAATCAACAGATGTTGTTGGGTTTATACCAGAAGAACATGGTTATTTTGTAATTATGGATGATACCCCAACTCAGACACGATTGTTGGAATCAATTATTGTTCAGAATATGACTTACTTCCAAGGACAAGCCCAACGAATCATTTTTGATTCTGACCAACGTTTTGAAGGAGCTATTGAAAGTTTTGATTTAATAGCAACAGAAGAAACTTACAATACTGTTATGAATGATTTACTTGGAGAATTAAATTCACGTTCACCAGAAAATCCTAATCAGCCAATTTTTGTTTATATGCCAGATGCTCAAGGAATTAATGATAAGATGATGATGTCTAATAGCACTTTGGATACAATTTTGAAAAAAGCTGCTAAAGTGGGGATTTACTTTATTTTCCAAGCACATCAAAAAACACTTGAAACACGTTTTGATGAATTTAGTAAACGTCTACGTTCAAATATTCCAGCAGGAATGTTTGGCACGAGATTTGCTGACCAAAATATCATAAAGGGACGTACACGTTATGGTGAACCGTTATTAGAAGAAGACGAAGCACATTTCTTCGTAGGAAGAGATGTCTATCGTGTTAAAATAGCAAAGGAATAAGGGGAAATGAAAAAATTTAAGATAAAACCAAGAGTTATTGTGGTAGCAATTAGTGTCTTTATTTCACTACTAGCTATTATTTCAGGAGTATTTGTTTATACGCAGGATAAGGAAGTCTCTGTGACAGATAAAGCTAAGAAAACAGAGCATTTGACTGTTGCTTTAGTTAATGAAGATGCCGGTGGTAGCTTAAATGATGTAAACTATAATTTTGGACAAGAATTCACTAACTTGTTAACCAATGCTGATAATACAAGTGACAACTGGATTACAATGTCACGAAGTTTAGCTGAAAGTAAATATAGTGACGGTAGTGCGGATGTAGTTATTTATATTTCAAAAGATTTCTCAGAAAAAATTCTGCAATTAGAAAGTTTTAATCCTTCCCAAGCTGAAGTGAGCTACAAAGTAAAAACGTCAACTGATACTGTTAAAGAAAAGAATGTTGAAAGCCAAGTTGGAACATACTTGAATTTAATTAATCAACGTGTCATTAAAATGTACTTTTCAAGTGTCATTGGTAATTTGGATGACGCTAAGCGTAATGTATCAAATATTGTTAGCGATCAAGAAGCTAGCTATACTAGCTTATCAAGTTACATTTATTCGCCATCAAATTCGGCAAGTCAAAGTTTAAGTGGTTTAACGAGTGCTGCTAATGCATTACAGACGAGCAATAAAAGCTTTGAGGATACTCAAAGCAACTATGTTAGTAGCATTTCTGAACTCTTAAATTCAACTAGTAGTGGTTTAAATAGCGAACTACCTGAAGTTAAAAGTTTTGTAGACTTGCAACAAGATATTGCTAAAACAAACGTAGCAACTGCGAATACAGCAATTTCAGACCAATATCAAACAGATACAGAACTTTACGATGCTTTAAATAGTAACATTCTTAGCAGCTTAAGCAGTTTTTACACTTCTACATCAGATATTACAACAGAATCAACAAGCAATGGTACTGTTTATAAGTTATTTGAAAACCAAATTACAGCTTATAACGAAGAAGTTGAAAATTACCGTTCAAAAGTTGAAAATGCGAGAACTGAGTTATCTGATTTATTAGAAGAGGTAAAAGCAACTCGTTCTAAAGTTTCTAATCAATATTTTAATTCTGATTTAGCGCTTGATATAAATAGTTACTTCGCAACAACTAATCAAGAAGAACGTAAATTAGCAATTAAAACAGATCTGCTTAATCAAGTAACAGACGATAGTGTTAAGTCTGCCTTAGCTAATCAAATTCAAGAATCACTTGGTGGAACACTTCCTTCTGAATATGAGACAGAAATTGCTAGCCTTATGGGAAGTGTAGATGTAGCTGCTTCTGATTATGCAACTCTATTTTCAAAATTAGAAGAAATGGGAGCAATGACGTCTGATGAGGTAAGTGATTATCAATCAAAATTGGCCTTGTTAGGCAAATATAAATCTGCTAAAGGCGTGACAACTGCTTCTGGTGCTACATACTCATTCTTAACAGCTGAAGATGCGAAGCCTGAACAGAGCAATGTTATTTCTGTAGATGTTGCTCCAACTTCAACACAGATAATAACAACGACTACTTCATCAACTTCAGAAGATGAATCAAATACAGATGATACTTCTTCAAATTCATCAGAAGGGAATGAGCAAGAAACAACACCAACAACTACAGAAAATACAGAAACCAAGGAAGATCCAACAACTGTTACAATTTCTAATGTTTCAGGAGGAACAGTTGTTTTTGCAGATGATAATTCAGTAAGCAAGACAATTTCAAAAGCGCAATCATTAAAAATTTCTTATACTTTTGATTCTTTATCTGTAGGAACTCATACGATTACCTTTGATTTAAATATTGGAGATAATCGTATTCCAATGACTTATACAATTTACGTGACAGATACAGCTGATGATGTTAGTCTTGTTAAGGATGATTTAAAAACAATTTTTGCTCAATTAAGCAAGATTGATACTGCCTCTGCGATGATTCAAACACTTTATGGAGAACCTGGTCAAACTGATTTAAGTCAAATTGATATTACTAATCCATCTGCTAATTCCGTGGCTAATATGTATGGTAACTTAACATTTGATAATATCGATGGTCTTGATGTGACAAATTTCAAAGAAAGTGGAGTTACTTTATACACAGAGTTGACTAATGAAATTATTGAATTGCAATCTACCATTGATAGTTTGCCAACTTTACCAGAAGGCTATATGCCAACAGACTATTTTTCAACAGAATTGCAAAGTCTTGTTAATTGGTATAAAACAACCTCACAAAGTCTGAATAATGAGTATGCAAAATGGTCACAAAATCAAGCTAAAGAGCTTAACGTGGGTTCTTATGGTAGTGGAAATTCAGATAGTTCAACGCTTTATACAGATACTGCTAGTGGAGATGCTCTTTATGATGGTATTTCAGAACTTGTCAAATCAACGGCTGATAGTGCTCAATCAACAACAAGTAATTATGAAGCAATTGGTACAATGACAGATGATTTTGAACAGCTTGTTTC encodes:
- the essA gene encoding type VII secretion protein EssA, whose amino-acid sequence is MKKLTLGVFLVFLLINTQSVLAEDGNLNLNTDSIANTEQKSAGNSIEELYAPNLFLDRTQKVVDKEHQDEEEMLETAESRLFTSDNQQSNYYHLDTESIDEKQFVDYQVDESYTVASVENSQKKSYMNSIVVFCFFVLMTIFGVFLGRIRYGIRKH
- a CDS encoding EsaB/YukD family protein, whose amino-acid sequence is MAFENIDITIEYQNKQIDLRISRGLTLIRLEELLKELNILEQLGLNEDSDKKWELHLKNKNITVNRFEMLVNFPLGNGDILEIETYDI
- the essB gene encoding type VII secretion protein EssB, with translation MIFEYNHLKLVEKENYLTVTVQPADYDRKSQTFIENYVNAEISFVENGELVLSYAIPEFSKSLKDCIAEAKTDLERYSLAQKMAAIVTNKSDFNIIYLHPQNIYISGNDVKLLHYGITNILAPQTFQTEHYLNVYKALIASILLPKINFDLAIEGLDAIRENIAEKINAFDSIESINQFVSEEFHKLEQKNKQNNIQVNKKRWRILLVTAVILTLATLTLGVFTYRSYTRDLPLKNAVIKAQSAFMATDYDKTIDALDSYSVNRLPKSAKYVLATSFVKLDNLSSEQTEAVLNTITQSSDDMILNYWIYLGRGDLEKALDVAQNIGDTQLILHAYTNLYEKIKADTDMSGSEKQKKLKEYEKEISELSDELNETTSSQSSGEE
- the essC gene encoding type VII secretion protein EssC; amino-acid sequence: MIQNDNMTYYHHLGDYLGEEITSKAFLVCLSDKLSYMQFSDDVPLSFEGVRYSLQNGDIFRNGDKLEGHKIQDNQVDYYLLKPKTDIFTLYFYPPYTDFVLSSMDTADIHLDGETIVLFSQNRLFIDYDANSVVYVNGVRISDNLSVSFNVGDSVFIEDYLIERRRHQWRVIRFYDKPKFTRPDKILLQAPVSDFPSDFPDYHRSPRVIPTIYSDAIKLDSPMEPASMGRNSLLRAIVPPLGMFAITALTGLVSRRNPWMMLGMGGFSLLTAGMTMTQYFQDKKYYKKQELIRVEDYDSYLLKQISQISHYHNEERDILNYNQPNIDTLSKMVFDYDSRIYERMNYNADFLQVSLGTGDIETNLNLQTSFKEQSKDEQAIFAKKIVEKYKMQHDVPITLSLSQATLGIIGTYDTTRPAIFNLLTQLAVFHSYQDINFVILVPEESYANDWYQWRFLPHLKLQERNVRGIVHDARSRDAVLNALYQIIQKRMQLKREMGNKDVRFAPHYIITVFDDSYLVGHSLNEYLAEDLTELGVTVIWIKEAQRFLPETVTTLVEYQNQNVGQIINDNGEYLAQRFIPYPESKDYELVARTLANLNHVEIEKNSIPKSVTFLELYKVQKVDELRLGERWAKADTSKTLAVPLGLRGKEDIVELNLHERAHGPHGLVAGTTGSGKSEILQSYMLSLAVNFGPEDVGFLPIDFKGGGMANLFKGLPHLMGVITNLDGAASARALASIKAELQKRQRFFEAFGVNHINGYTKLYKQGKTATDGGHYPTKPLPHLFLISDEFAELKANEPEFMTELVSAARIGRSLGVHLILATQKPSGVVDDQIWSNSRFKLALKVSDKSDSNEIIKTPDAASIVEPGRAYLQVGNNEIYELFQSAWSGATYQPNKSDKEEEVDDRIWLINDLGQYELLTDNLALEEELSVQSEKNQTELEALVDYISNYAQSTEVNIPDKPWLPPLKEKIASPALTVSWSDERKLAVPFAMMDVPSEQSQRNFDFDVEELSHTVIYGSPGFGKSVALQTLIMNFARLNTPEQVQFNLFDFGTNGLLPLKDLPHVVDLTRLDEEEKLLKFLKRIDSELKRRKDLFAEYSVATLAQYEQKTGEKLSVVFTIVDGFDAIKDSPMEETIEASLNRILREGSSLGCYLIITALRANSLKISMSSNVSTKMALFLVEDNAVKDIIGRNALIQQEIFGRGQVRDDVPYEIQIYLPSKGEEDIERLRYLEEEVATIDKMWTGQRPKAIPMLPNELDWDDFYGNSYTIRMLNQMQLPLAFDKESTDVVGFIPEEHGYFVIMDDTPTQTRLLESIIVQNMTYFQGQAQRIIFDSDQRFEGAIESFDLIATEETYNTVMNDLLGELNSRSPENPNQPIFVYMPDAQGINDKMMMSNSTLDTILKKAAKVGIYFIFQAHQKTLETRFDEFSKRLRSNIPAGMFGTRFADQNIIKGRTRYGEPLLEEDEAHFFVGRDVYRVKIAKE
- the esaA gene encoding type VII secretion protein EsaA; the encoded protein is MKKFKIKPRVIVVAISVFISLLAIISGVFVYTQDKEVSVTDKAKKTEHLTVALVNEDAGGSLNDVNYNFGQEFTNLLTNADNTSDNWITMSRSLAESKYSDGSADVVIYISKDFSEKILQLESFNPSQAEVSYKVKTSTDTVKEKNVESQVGTYLNLINQRVIKMYFSSVIGNLDDAKRNVSNIVSDQEASYTSLSSYIYSPSNSASQSLSGLTSAANALQTSNKSFEDTQSNYVSSISELLNSTSSGLNSELPEVKSFVDLQQDIAKTNVATANTAISDQYQTDTELYDALNSNILSSLSSFYTSTSDITTESTSNGTVYKLFENQITAYNEEVENYRSKVENARTELSDLLEEVKATRSKVSNQYFNSDLALDINSYFATTNQEERKLAIKTDLLNQVTDDSVKSALANQIQESLGGTLPSEYETEIASLMGSVDVAASDYATLFSKLEEMGAMTSDEVSDYQSKLALLGKYKSAKGVTTASGATYSFLTAEDAKPEQSNVISVDVAPTSTQIITTTTSSTSEDESNTDDTSSNSSEGNEQETTPTTTENTETKEDPTTVTISNVSGGTVVFADDNSVSKTISKAQSLKISYTFDSLSVGTHTITFDLNIGDNRIPMTYTIYVTDTADDVSLVKDDLKTIFAQLSKIDTASAMIQTLYGEPGQTDLSQIDITNPSANSVANMYGNLTFDNIDGLDVTNFKESGVTLYTELTNEIIELQSTIDSLPTLPEGYMPTDYFSTELQSLVNWYKTTSQSLNNEYAKWSQNQAKELNVGSYGSGNSDSSTLYTDTASGDALYDGISELVKSTADSAQSTTSNYEAIGTMTDDFEQLVSQVGTIQTNVDDTMTNTNKLISAQAENIEESTTYANNFAKVLKNARSGGTDNEAVMNFLSNPVNITKKTTSGVTSDKDNTIWIIVTAAISSVLSIIVTYFLTKSSKSKNS